In the genome of Amphiura filiformis chromosome 4, Afil_fr2py, whole genome shotgun sequence, one region contains:
- the LOC140149704 gene encoding uncharacterized protein: MPSFCCVKDCSNRWERDGGKQGVSFFRIPKILTKGGDIAVERSERRRRMWNSAISVDRKLNDNDRVCSRHFVSGMRAKDWEEFNVDWVPTLHMGHEKVKVTTEKAVKRDERKKQRAKRKSVIEAEHSEAKKQLKHDEASDVTVIVRQPQLQPSSTESESTEHDAEVVPIPKLKNMESQTDMTRKDMESQTDLTSKDIDTLLRHTINQDECIRKFQEQVELSNSVSQKRLEGDDNMVKYYTGLPTYSLLLAIFNLVSPFITVTHRSAMTKFQQLIIVFMRLRLNLSECDLAYRFDVAQSTISRTFHLTLDVLFTRLNHLIVWPEREQLRLTMPMQFREHFGVRVACIIDCFEIFIDRPSNLLARAQTWSNYKHHNTIKYLIGITPQGTISYLSNAWGGRTSDKHITENSGFLQKLDAGDIILADRGFNIAECVGMQSAEVLIPAFTKGKKQLTPAEVELTRKIAHVRIHRRSDALVMHEKKYRVLCGPIPIDYLERKDTNGWIAMDKIARTCCALTNLSDSVVAFD, encoded by the exons ATGCCGTCATTTTGTTGCGTAAAAGATTGTTCAAACCGTTGGGAACGTGATGGAGGAAAGCAAGGTGTTAGTTTCTTCAGAATTCCCAAAATATTAACTAAAGGAGGTGATATAGCAGTGGAACGTTCGGAGAGGCGAAGAAGAATGTGGAATTCAGCGATTAGTGTTGACAGAAAACTAAATGACAACGATAGAGTTTGTTCTCGGCATTTTGTATCAG GTATGCGTGCTAAAGATTGGGAGGAATTCAACGTAGACTGGGTGCCAACTCTCCACATGGGCCATGAAAAAGTGAAAGTAACAACTGAGAAGGCTGTAAAGAgagatgaaagaaagaaacagaggGCAAAACGCAAAAGTGTAATAGAAGCAGAGCATTCTGAAGCAAAGAAGCAATTGAAACATGATGAAGCATCCGATGTGACAGTTATAGTTCGCCAGCCACAATTACAGCCTAGTTCCACTGAAAGCGAGTCCACTGAGCATGACGCTGAGGTGGTGCCCATTCCTAAACTCAAAAATATGGAGTCGCAAACTGATATGACCAGGAAAGACATGGAATCGCAAACTGATTTGACCAGTAAAGACATAGATACTCTTCTCAGACATACAATAAATCAAGATGAGTGTATTCGCAAATTTCAGGAGCAAGTTGAACTTTCAAACTCTGTAAGCCAGAAGCGATTGGAAGGTGATGACAACATGGTAAAATACTACACCGGACTACCAACATATTCACTACTTTTAGCAATTTTCAATTTGGTATCTCCATTTATTACTGTCACCCATCGGTCAGCTATGACAAAATTTCAGCAGCTAATTATCGTTTTTATGAGACTACGGCTGAATTTATCCGAGTGTGATTTGGCGTACAGATTTGATGTCGCACAGTCAACCATTTCAAGAACATTTCATTTAACATTAGATGTACTGTTTACAAGGCTCAATCATCTGATTGTTTGGCCTGAAAGGGAGCAGCTACGACTAACAATGCCAATGCAGTTTCGTGAACATTTTGGAGTACGTGTTGCCTGTATCATCGACTGTTTTGAGATTTTCATAGATCGACCGTCTAATTTGTTAGCGCGTGCTCAAACCTGGAGTAATTACAAACACCACAATACCATCAAATATTTGATAGGAATCACGCCACAAGGGACAATTTCATATCTTTCAAACGCTTGGGGGGGTAGAACATCGGACAAACATATAACTGAAAATTCAGGGTTCCTGCAAAAATTAGATGCAGGTGACATCATTCTTGCTGACAGAGGGTTTAACATAGCCGAGTGTGTCGGTATGCAGAGTGCGGAAGTACTTATACCTGCTTTCACCAAAGGTAAAAAGCAGCTCACTCCTGCTGAGGTAGAACTGACGAGGAAAATTGCACATGTAAGGATACATCGTAGAAGCGATGCATTGGTAATGCACGAAAAAAAGTACAGAGTTCTTTGTGGACCAATTCCCATAGACTATTTAGAAAGAAAAGACACTAATGGCTGGATAGCCATGGACAAGATAGCAAGAACTTGTTGTGCGCTAACTAATTTAAGTGACTCTGTCGTTGCATTTGATTAG
- the LOC140149535 gene encoding uncharacterized protein, whose amino-acid sequence MPGRKKRQSGPTVEDDFDDQYDDQIQQLRRQIKELEDKSKADRHKSEADRTKIKELEENSEADRTKIKELEGKNQVVEVKMKELKADREKIEDEQRGKINELEDENKARKEETKESKEENKAMREEIQQLKAALKEKGQKVIDQQHIINKKDQEIQALDEEATQLEEERNELAKEKKILIGRNNELQAQLGHLQVQLEDKHKSEEAKQEKIACLEQNMVDIDKSKTLQNDRLMAHNVELQDEIINLKQKTEEVARLKDKQIEQLQAEKLQVQSALQEQENSERHFRKAADEEMKRMDSEVRMAQTEAAQSLEEAKTFSIRYTQPTAQSSKTGNTFSQQGNNTTKFQVPMPKPKLFNGKKLGRFHCTVSEYGRVLWMG is encoded by the coding sequence atgCCTGGACGTAAAAAGAGGCAATCAGGGCCAACTGTAGAAGATGATTTTGATGATCAATATGATGACCAAATTCAGCAATTAAGAAGACAAATAAAGGAGCTAGAAGATAAGAGCAAAGCTGATAGGCATAAGAGTGAAGCTGatagaacaaaaataaaagagttGGAAGAGAATAGTGAAGCTGACAGGACAAAAATAAAAGAGCTAGAAGGGAAGAATCAAGTTGTGGAAGTGAAGATGAAAGAATTGAAAGCTGATAGAGAGAAaatagaagatgaacaaagagggAAGATTAATGAGTTAGAAGATGAAAACAAAGCAAGGAAAGAAGAAACTAAAGAGTCAAAAGAAGAAAATAAGGCAATGAGAGAAGAAATTCAACAGCTCAAGGCAGCTCTGAAAGagaagggtcaaaaggtcattgaccAGCAACACATCATTAATAAGAAAGATCAAGAAATACAAGCCTTAGATGAAGAAGCAACTCAGTTGGAGGAAGAAAGAAACGAGCTGgcgaaagaaaagaaaatactaATTGGGAGAAATAATGAGTTACAAGCACAACTGGGTCATTTACAAGTACAACTGGAGGACAAACACAAGTCAGAGGAAGCAAAGCAAGAAAAGATTGCATGTTTGGAACAAAATATGGTGGATATCGACAAGTCAAAAACTCTGCAAAATGATAGACTTATGGCACACAATGTAGAGCTACAAGATGAAATTATTAATCTAAAACAAAAGACAGAGGAGGTAGCCAGGTTAAAAGATAAGCAAATAGAGCAACTTCAGGCAGAGAAATTACAGGTGCAGTCAGCTCTGCAAGAACAAGAAAACAGCGAAAGGCATTTTAGGAAAGCAGCAGATGAGGAAATGAAAAGGATGGATTCAGAGGTCAGAATGGCACAAACAGAGGCAGCTCAATCCCTGGAAGAAGCCAAAACATTCAGCATTAGATATACACAACCAACTGCGCAGTCATCAAAGACTGGCAATACTTTCTCGCAGCAAGGAAATAACACAACAAAATTCCAAGTACCAAtgccaaaaccaaaattgttcaATGGGAAAAAATTGGGAAGGTTTCATTGCACAGTTTCAGAGTATGGCAGAGTACTCTGGATGGGATGA
- the LOC140150626 gene encoding G-protein coupled receptor 54-like, with amino-acid sequence MTDTSLSTTSFVTSATTEIVVDNFTVWDNITTDTPPLFPPIFGPRPRPPLTLEDWLVPLVLSIVTLIGVVGNSVVIYVVFKNGKMHTVTNFYIVNLAATDISFLIFVVPPTASTYATLNGSWIWGSFLCKFVNYMQMVTAQATCLTLTAMSVDRYQAIVHPLKSLRTRTTKLAAIISASIWTFSILVSTPMAIYRKQYTFGTISFCWENWPRHLRQILFQGVVVYTFIVIYVIPLTIICVCYSSMLIKLWVQVVPDAVTNAQAQERQTRQKRKITYMILVVVIVFTVCWMPFHVINLWIRVGGNYPRTKAATSMVTFARCLAYANSCLNPFIYAFMGENFRKYFRKAFPCCYSNKVGPDVSSGEGRSVVQERTAGANGGRTVTENVPPA; translated from the exons ATGACAGACACAAGCTTATCTACGACTAGTTTCGTTACCAGTGCAACAACAGAAATAGTTGTGGATAATTTCACGGTATGGGACAATATAACAACAGATACTCCGCCGCTATTTCCTCCCATTTTCGGCCCGCGACCTCGCCCGCCTCTCACTCTAGAAGACTGGCTCGTTCCTCTAGTATTGAGTATTGTAACTTTGATTGGTGTTGTAGGAAATAGTGTTGTCATATATGTGGTCTTCAAAAATGGAAAAATGCACACGGTGACAAACTTTTACATCGTCAACTTGGCAGCAACGGATATTTCATTTCTGATCTTTGTAGTACCTCCAACAGCTAGTACCTACGCTACTTTAAATGGCTCGTGGATATGGGGAAGCTTCCTGTGTAAATTTGTTAATTATATGCAGATG GTCACAGCTCAGGCAACTTGTTTAACCCTTACTGCTATGAGTGTGGACCGATACCAGGCAATAGTTCATCCCCTCAAATCTCTACGAACACGGACAACAAAACTGGCAGCCATCATAAGCGCTTCCATATGGACCT TTTCTATATTGGTTTCAACACCAATGGCAATATATCGAAAGCAGTATACATTTGGAACGATCAGCTTCTGCTGGGAAAATTGGCCAAGACATCTGcgtcaaattttatttcaag GTGTGGTCGTGTATACATTCATCGTTATCTATGTCATACCTCTAACCATAATTTGCGTCTGTTACTCAAGTATGCTGATCAAATTATGGGTTCAAGTTGTGCCGGATGCCGTCACAAATGCTCAAGCACAGGAACGTCAGACACGTCAGAAACGTAAAATAACCTATATgattttggttgttgtaatcGTGTTTACGGTGTGCTGGATGCCATTCCATGTCATCAACTTGTGGATTCGTGTTGGCGGCAATTACCCGCGGACAAAAGCAGCCACGTCGATGGTAACGTTTGCCCGATGTTTGGCGTACGCAAACTCGTGTCTTAATCCGTTTATATATGCCTTTATGGGAGAGAATTTCCGTAAATACTTCAGGAAAGCGTTTCCGTGTTGTTATTCGAATAAAGTCGGTCCAGACGTGTCTTCTGGGGAAGGACGATCGGTTGTGCAGGAGCGAACTGCTGGTGCTAACGGCGGTAGGACTGTTACGGAAAATGTACCTCCTGCGTAA